The following are encoded together in the Pempheris klunzingeri isolate RE-2024b chromosome 24, fPemKlu1.hap1, whole genome shotgun sequence genome:
- the LOC139223791 gene encoding protein jagunal homolog 1-B isoform X2: protein MASRAGPRAAGTDGSDFEHRERVASHYQMSVALKSEIRKLNIVHLVIWVLMAAQVTASQLSLVSHKVVASPYQWEYPYLLSVIPTVFCLSALPRNNISYLVISMISAGLFCVAPLIYGCMEMFPVAQQLYRHGKAYRFIFGFSAVSVMYLVIVIAVQVHGWQIYYSKKLLDQWFTSTQDKKKK from the exons ATGGCTTCTCGAGCAGGTCCGAGAGCAGCGGGCACAGACGGCAGCGACTTTGAGCACAGAGAGCGGGTAGCCTCCCACTATCAGATGAG CGTCGCCTTAAAGTCCGAAATCCGTAAACTCAACATAGTCCATCTTGTGATCTGGGTGCTGATGGCCGCGCAG GTGACAGCGAGCCAGCTGAGCCTGGTGTCTCACAAGGTAGTCGCCTCCCCGTACCAGTGGGAGTACCCGTACCTGCTGAGCGTCATTCCCACCGTCTTCTGCTTGTCGGCGTTGCCCCGCAACAACATCAGCTACCTGGTGATTTCCATGATCAGCGCGGGGCTCTTCTGCGTGGCCCCGCTGATCTACGGCTGCATGGAGATGTTCCCCGTGGCGCAGCAGCTGTACCGGCACGGTAAAGCCTACCGCTTCATCTTCGGCTTCTCCGCCGTGTCGGTCATGTACCTGGTGATCGTCATCGCCGTGCAGGTGCACGGCTGGCAGATCTACTACAGCAAGAAGCTGCTGGACCAGTGGTTCACCAGCACGCaggataagaagaagaaatga
- the LOC139223791 gene encoding protein jagunal homolog 1-B isoform X1, protein MFSPFQRSAMASRAGPRAAGTDGSDFEHRERVASHYQMSVALKSEIRKLNIVHLVIWVLMAAQVTASQLSLVSHKVVASPYQWEYPYLLSVIPTVFCLSALPRNNISYLVISMISAGLFCVAPLIYGCMEMFPVAQQLYRHGKAYRFIFGFSAVSVMYLVIVIAVQVHGWQIYYSKKLLDQWFTSTQDKKKK, encoded by the exons ATGTTTTCTCCCTTTCAGAGATCAGCTATGGCTTCTCGAGCAGGTCCGAGAGCAGCGGGCACAGACGGCAGCGACTTTGAGCACAGAGAGCGGGTAGCCTCCCACTATCAGATGAG CGTCGCCTTAAAGTCCGAAATCCGTAAACTCAACATAGTCCATCTTGTGATCTGGGTGCTGATGGCCGCGCAG GTGACAGCGAGCCAGCTGAGCCTGGTGTCTCACAAGGTAGTCGCCTCCCCGTACCAGTGGGAGTACCCGTACCTGCTGAGCGTCATTCCCACCGTCTTCTGCTTGTCGGCGTTGCCCCGCAACAACATCAGCTACCTGGTGATTTCCATGATCAGCGCGGGGCTCTTCTGCGTGGCCCCGCTGATCTACGGCTGCATGGAGATGTTCCCCGTGGCGCAGCAGCTGTACCGGCACGGTAAAGCCTACCGCTTCATCTTCGGCTTCTCCGCCGTGTCGGTCATGTACCTGGTGATCGTCATCGCCGTGCAGGTGCACGGCTGGCAGATCTACTACAGCAAGAAGCTGCTGGACCAGTGGTTCACCAGCACGCaggataagaagaagaaatga
- the nfkbiz gene encoding NF-kappa-B inhibitor zeta isoform X2: MLDPRGDEARGVQSLQTGRSQSEKGFLISDPRPPEYTQAVHKKNTVKELLLMKRQKWDSSRDNNDTAHPFKFAKMSASHASPCLLAPFVPVNSNTADLLPPAFPADRPMTTQHMQHPALRGQVAPTPGVKVTLFHWQIQQEVKRLGGVSPELLSAQDGDGDTFLHIAVAQGRRALAYVLAAKMARCGSLDIKEHNGQTALQIAAATNQHFIVHDLLAHGAQINTRDLWGRSPLQVCAEKGHYLSLQSIWRTATGQLIDIEMFNYDGLTALHVAVLSHNAVVKELRTLESPCSYVMMQLLQRRQSYVECIQTLLLMGASCETKDLKSGRTCLHVASEEANVELLKIFLDQPSSLSLVNAKTFSGNTALHVVSSLQNLQSQVEAVKLLMRKGADPSARNFENELPSQLVPERPASEMVWKILKGKCFHA; this comes from the exons ATGTTGGATCCAAGGGGAGATGAAGCCAGAGGAGTCCAGTCACTGCAGACCGGCCGTAGCCAGAGTGAGAAAG GCTTTCTGATCAGTGATCCCAGGCCACCAGAATACACCCAAGCTGTGCACAAGAAGAACACGgtgaaagagctgctgctgatgaaacgCCAG AAATGGGACTCCTCGCGGGACAACAACGACACGGCGCATCCATTTAAATTTGCAAAAATGTCTGCCAGTCATGCGAGTCCTTGTCTTCTGGCCCCTtttgtgccagtcaactccAACACCGCAGATCTGCTCCCCCCCGCTTTTCCCGCTGATAGACCCATGACCACACAACACATGCAGCACCCAGCTCTGCGGGGTCAAGTGGCTCCGACCCCCGGGGTCAAAGTCACTCTGTTTCACTGGCAGATACAGCAAGAGGTGAAGAGACTCGGAGGAGTTTCCCCCGAGCTGCTGAGCGCGCAAGATGGAGACGGTGACAC atttctccacatagccgtggctcagggcagacgggctctggcctatgtgcttgctgcaaaaatggccagatgtggCTCCCTGGACATCAAAGAGCACAACGGGCAG ACGGCTCTTCAGATCGCAGCTGCCACCAATCAGCACTTCATCGTCCACGACCTGCTGGCCCACGGAGCGCAAATCAACACTCGAGACCTGTGGGGCCGCTCTCCTTTGCAAGTGTGCGCCGAGAAAGGCCACTACCTCAGTCTGCAG AGCATCTGGAGAACTGCAACGGGACAACTGATTGATATTGAAATGTTCAACTATGACG GCCTGACTGCGCTGCATGTTGCGGTGCTGTCTCACAACGCTGTGGTTAAAGAGCTGAGGACTCTGGAGAGTCCCTGTTCGTACGTGAtgatgcagctgctgcagaggagacaaTCCTACGTCGAGTGCATTCAAACCTTGCTGCTAATGGGGGCCTCCTGTGAGACAAAG GACCTAAAGAGTGGACGCACGTGCCTTCACGTGGCCTCTGAGGAGGCAAACGTGGAGCTGTTGAAGATCTTCCTCGATCAGCCGTCTTCGCTGTCGCTTGTCAATGCAAAG ACGTTCAGTGGAAACACGGCCCTGCACGTCGTCAGCTCTTTGCAAAACCTTCAAAGTCAAGTGGAGGCGGTGAAGCTGCTGATGAGAAAAGGAGCAGACCCCAGCGCCAGGAACTTTGAAAATGAACTTCCGTCCCAGCTGGTGCCCGAAAGACCCGCGAGTGAAATG GTGTGGAAGATCCTGAAAGGGAAATGTTTTCATGCTTAA
- the LOC139223731 gene encoding glycerol kinase 3 isoform X2, which translates to MNGTMAASSHRIMLGPLVAAIDQGTSSTRFLVFNSKTAELLSHHQVEIKQSFPKEGWVEEDPKEILQSVYECMERTCEKLTQLNIDISNIKAIGVTNQRETTLVWDKETGEPLYNAIVWLDLRTQSTVERLINKTPGRNKNHLKHKTGLPISTYFSAVKLRWLMDNVDEVHEAVVSHRAMFGTVDSWLIWCLTGGKSGGVHCTDVTNASRTMLFNIHNMDWDPELCKYFGIPMEILPRVRSSSEIYGLMKSGALSGIPISGCLGDQSAALVGQMCFQDGQAKNTYGTGCFLLRNTGNKPVMSDHGLLTTVAYKLGRDKPACYALEGSVAIAGAVVRWLQDNLGIITASEELEKLAASVGTSYGCYFVPAFSGLYAPYWEPSARGIICGLTQFTNKRHVAFAALEAVCFQTREILDAMNRDSGIPLTQLQVDGGMTSNRLLMQLQADILCIPVVKPSMPETTALGAAMAAGAAEGVSVWSLSPEDLSEVTSEKFEPQINPEESEFRYARWKKAVQKSMNWETTEPVGNGNGEPSIFSSAPLGFYIIGSMLMLIGAKYLAGHH; encoded by the exons gtGTTTAATTCAAAAACGGCCGAGCTCCTCAGCCATCATCAGGTGGAAATCAAGCAGAGCTTCCCCAAAGAAGG ATGGGTGGAGGAGGACCCCAAAGAAATACTGCAGTCAGTGTACGAGTGCATGGAGCGGACGTGTGAAAAGCTCACCCAGCTCAACATCGACATCTCAAACATTAAAG CTATTGGAGTGACCAACCAGAGAGAGACCACGCTTGTTTGGGACAAAGAGACAGGCGAGCCCCTCTATAATGCCATCG tttggcTCGACCTGCGGACTCAGTCAACGGTTGAACGTTTGATTAACAAAACTCCAGGAAGGAATAAGAACCACTTGAAG CATAAAACGGGGCTCCCGATCAGCACCTACTTCAGCGCGGTGAAACTCCGCTGGCTGATGGACAACGTAGACGAGGTCCACGAAGCCGTCGTGTCTCACCGCGCCATGTTCGGCACCGTGGACTCGTGGCTCATCTGG TGTTTGACAGGAGGCAAGTCAGGCGGAGTCCACTGCACAGACGTGACCAACGCCAGCAGGACCATGCTGTTTAACATTCACAATATGGACTGGGACCCAGAACTTTGCAA ATATTTTGGTATTCCCATGGAGATCTTACCCAGAGTGAGGAGCTCCTCGGAGATATACGGCCTGATG AAATCTGGAGCCCTTTCAGGTATCCCCATTTCAGGG TGTCTCGGGGATCAGTCAGCAGCACTTGTCGGGCAGATGTGTTTTCAGGACGGGCAAGCTAAGAACAC GTACGGAACTGGCTGCTTTCTCTTGCGAAACACTGGAAATAAG CCTGTAATGTCCGATCACGGTCTTCTGACCACTGTGGCGTACAAACTGGGACGGGACAAGCCTGCCTGTTACGCACTAGAG GGCTCCGTGGCCATCGCGGGAGCTGTGGTTCGCTGGCTCCAGGACAATCTCGGCATCATCACGGCGTCAGAGGAGCTCG AGAAGCTGGCCGCTTCAGTCGGCACATCCTACGGCTGCTATTTTGTTCCTGCATTTTCAGGTCTTTATGCGCCTTACTGGGAGCCCAGTGCAAGAGG GATCATTTGTGGGTTAACTCAGTTTACGAATAAGAGGCACGTCGCATTTGCTGCACTGGAAGCCGTCTGCTTCCAGACACGAGAG ATATTAGACGCCATGAATCGGGACAGCGGCATCCCGCTCACTCAGCTCCAGGTGGACGGAGGGATGACGTCCAACAGGTTGCTGATGCAGCTGCAGGCCGACATTCTGTGCATCCCCGTTG TGAAGCCGTCCATGCCTGAGACCACAGCTCTGGGTGCGGCGATGGCGGCCGGAGCAGCAGAGGGGGTGAGCGTGTGGAGCCTGAGCCCAGAGGACCTCAGCGAAGTCACGTCTGAGAAGTTTGAGCCTCAGATCAACCCTGAAG AGAGTGAGTTTCGGTACGCTCGGTGGAAGAAGGCCGTGCAGAAATCCATGAACTGGGAGACAACGGAGCCCGTCGGTAACGGAAACG GTGAGCCCAGTATCTTCAGCAGTGCCCCTCTTGGGTTCTACATCATCggtagcatgctgatgttaatcGGTGCAAAATATCTcgcag GCCACCACTAG
- the LOC139223731 gene encoding glycerol kinase isoform X1, producing the protein MNGTMAASSHRIMLGPLVAAIDQGTSSTRFLVFNSKTAELLSHHQVEIKQSFPKEGWVEEDPKEILQSVYECMERTCEKLTQLNIDISNIKAIGVTNQRETTLVWDKETGEPLYNAIVWLDLRTQSTVERLINKTPGRNKNHLKHKTGLPISTYFSAVKLRWLMDNVDEVHEAVVSHRAMFGTVDSWLIWCLTGGKSGGVHCTDVTNASRTMLFNIHNMDWDPELCKYFGIPMEILPRVRSSSEIYGLMKICSSRKSGALSGIPISGCLGDQSAALVGQMCFQDGQAKNTYGTGCFLLRNTGNKPVMSDHGLLTTVAYKLGRDKPACYALEGSVAIAGAVVRWLQDNLGIITASEELEKLAASVGTSYGCYFVPAFSGLYAPYWEPSARGIICGLTQFTNKRHVAFAALEAVCFQTREILDAMNRDSGIPLTQLQVDGGMTSNRLLMQLQADILCIPVVKPSMPETTALGAAMAAGAAEGVSVWSLSPEDLSEVTSEKFEPQINPEESEFRYARWKKAVQKSMNWETTEPVGNGNGEPSIFSSAPLGFYIIGSMLMLIGAKYLAGHH; encoded by the exons gtGTTTAATTCAAAAACGGCCGAGCTCCTCAGCCATCATCAGGTGGAAATCAAGCAGAGCTTCCCCAAAGAAGG ATGGGTGGAGGAGGACCCCAAAGAAATACTGCAGTCAGTGTACGAGTGCATGGAGCGGACGTGTGAAAAGCTCACCCAGCTCAACATCGACATCTCAAACATTAAAG CTATTGGAGTGACCAACCAGAGAGAGACCACGCTTGTTTGGGACAAAGAGACAGGCGAGCCCCTCTATAATGCCATCG tttggcTCGACCTGCGGACTCAGTCAACGGTTGAACGTTTGATTAACAAAACTCCAGGAAGGAATAAGAACCACTTGAAG CATAAAACGGGGCTCCCGATCAGCACCTACTTCAGCGCGGTGAAACTCCGCTGGCTGATGGACAACGTAGACGAGGTCCACGAAGCCGTCGTGTCTCACCGCGCCATGTTCGGCACCGTGGACTCGTGGCTCATCTGG TGTTTGACAGGAGGCAAGTCAGGCGGAGTCCACTGCACAGACGTGACCAACGCCAGCAGGACCATGCTGTTTAACATTCACAATATGGACTGGGACCCAGAACTTTGCAA ATATTTTGGTATTCCCATGGAGATCTTACCCAGAGTGAGGAGCTCCTCGGAGATATACGGCCTGATG AAAATATGTTCTAGCCGG AAATCTGGAGCCCTTTCAGGTATCCCCATTTCAGGG TGTCTCGGGGATCAGTCAGCAGCACTTGTCGGGCAGATGTGTTTTCAGGACGGGCAAGCTAAGAACAC GTACGGAACTGGCTGCTTTCTCTTGCGAAACACTGGAAATAAG CCTGTAATGTCCGATCACGGTCTTCTGACCACTGTGGCGTACAAACTGGGACGGGACAAGCCTGCCTGTTACGCACTAGAG GGCTCCGTGGCCATCGCGGGAGCTGTGGTTCGCTGGCTCCAGGACAATCTCGGCATCATCACGGCGTCAGAGGAGCTCG AGAAGCTGGCCGCTTCAGTCGGCACATCCTACGGCTGCTATTTTGTTCCTGCATTTTCAGGTCTTTATGCGCCTTACTGGGAGCCCAGTGCAAGAGG GATCATTTGTGGGTTAACTCAGTTTACGAATAAGAGGCACGTCGCATTTGCTGCACTGGAAGCCGTCTGCTTCCAGACACGAGAG ATATTAGACGCCATGAATCGGGACAGCGGCATCCCGCTCACTCAGCTCCAGGTGGACGGAGGGATGACGTCCAACAGGTTGCTGATGCAGCTGCAGGCCGACATTCTGTGCATCCCCGTTG TGAAGCCGTCCATGCCTGAGACCACAGCTCTGGGTGCGGCGATGGCGGCCGGAGCAGCAGAGGGGGTGAGCGTGTGGAGCCTGAGCCCAGAGGACCTCAGCGAAGTCACGTCTGAGAAGTTTGAGCCTCAGATCAACCCTGAAG AGAGTGAGTTTCGGTACGCTCGGTGGAAGAAGGCCGTGCAGAAATCCATGAACTGGGAGACAACGGAGCCCGTCGGTAACGGAAACG GTGAGCCCAGTATCTTCAGCAGTGCCCCTCTTGGGTTCTACATCATCggtagcatgctgatgttaatcGGTGCAAAATATCTcgcag GCCACCACTAG
- the nfkbiz gene encoding NF-kappa-B inhibitor zeta isoform X1, with product MLDPRGDEARGVQSLQTGRSQSEKGFLISDPRPPEYTQAVHKKNTVKELLLMKRQKWDSSRDNNDTAHPFKFAKMSASHASPCLLAPFVPVNSNTADLLPPAFPADRPMTTQHMQHPALRGQVAPTPGVKVTLFHWQIQQEVKRLGGVSPELLSAQDGDGDTFLHIAVAQGRRALAYVLAAKMARCGSLDIKEHNGQTALQIAAATNQHFIVHDLLAHGAQINTRDLWGRSPLQVCAEKGHYLSLQSIWRTATGQLIDIEMFNYDGLTALHVAVLSHNAVVKELRTLESPCSYVMMQLLQRRQSYVECIQTLLLMGASCETKDLKSGRTCLHVASEEANVELLKIFLDQPSSLSLVNAKASSSPGMTLELTRKLHNSFPVSLCVCVLVSDVQWKHGPARRQLFAKPSKSSGGGEAADEKRSRPQRQEL from the exons ATGTTGGATCCAAGGGGAGATGAAGCCAGAGGAGTCCAGTCACTGCAGACCGGCCGTAGCCAGAGTGAGAAAG GCTTTCTGATCAGTGATCCCAGGCCACCAGAATACACCCAAGCTGTGCACAAGAAGAACACGgtgaaagagctgctgctgatgaaacgCCAG AAATGGGACTCCTCGCGGGACAACAACGACACGGCGCATCCATTTAAATTTGCAAAAATGTCTGCCAGTCATGCGAGTCCTTGTCTTCTGGCCCCTtttgtgccagtcaactccAACACCGCAGATCTGCTCCCCCCCGCTTTTCCCGCTGATAGACCCATGACCACACAACACATGCAGCACCCAGCTCTGCGGGGTCAAGTGGCTCCGACCCCCGGGGTCAAAGTCACTCTGTTTCACTGGCAGATACAGCAAGAGGTGAAGAGACTCGGAGGAGTTTCCCCCGAGCTGCTGAGCGCGCAAGATGGAGACGGTGACAC atttctccacatagccgtggctcagggcagacgggctctggcctatgtgcttgctgcaaaaatggccagatgtggCTCCCTGGACATCAAAGAGCACAACGGGCAG ACGGCTCTTCAGATCGCAGCTGCCACCAATCAGCACTTCATCGTCCACGACCTGCTGGCCCACGGAGCGCAAATCAACACTCGAGACCTGTGGGGCCGCTCTCCTTTGCAAGTGTGCGCCGAGAAAGGCCACTACCTCAGTCTGCAG AGCATCTGGAGAACTGCAACGGGACAACTGATTGATATTGAAATGTTCAACTATGACG GCCTGACTGCGCTGCATGTTGCGGTGCTGTCTCACAACGCTGTGGTTAAAGAGCTGAGGACTCTGGAGAGTCCCTGTTCGTACGTGAtgatgcagctgctgcagaggagacaaTCCTACGTCGAGTGCATTCAAACCTTGCTGCTAATGGGGGCCTCCTGTGAGACAAAG GACCTAAAGAGTGGACGCACGTGCCTTCACGTGGCCTCTGAGGAGGCAAACGTGGAGCTGTTGAAGATCTTCCTCGATCAGCCGTCTTCGCTGTCGCTTGTCAATGCAAAGGCGAGTTCTTCACCTGGAATGACACTGGAGTTAACACGCAAACTGCACAACTCattccctgtgtctctgtgtgtgtgtgtgttggtttcaGACGTTCAGTGGAAACACGGCCCTGCACGTCGTCAGCTCTTTGCAAAACCTTCAAAGTCAAGTGGAGGCGGTGAAGCTGCTGATGAGAAAAGGAGCAGACCCCAGCGCCAGGAACTTTGA